One stretch of Comamonas testosteroni DNA includes these proteins:
- the ppk1 gene encoding polyphosphate kinase 1, which translates to MPPVIEPTLELLDRDQSILVFNERVLNWAEREDVPLLERLRYLCIVSSNLDEWFEVRCAPHVSAAKVGDEQGPYSRASFERLMTTAHGLVAKQYQLYNQSIIPAFDKHAIRLVSHGERSVAQRKWVREYFMREVQPLLMPVGLDPSHPFPQVANKALNFIVRLNGVDAFGRANEVAIVKVPRALPRLIRLPEKISGKQKLFVSISSVVRAHLAELFPGREVSEFSQFRVTRHSDLAVDEDDVVDLRMALRQGLHHRHYGQAVRLEVSSSCSVVLSDLLLEQYGLPAEALFRVKGPVNLVRQMQLIDLVDDPALLFPKWKPAWPTQLVPGRSILAQMRKSDIIIHQPFESFDGVLELLREAVNDPQVLAIKQTIYRTGTDSEIMSLLAEAVSRGKEVLAVLELKARFDEEANINWAEKLESLGVQVVYGVVGLKTHAKMLLITRREKRNNQLKRYAHLSTGNYNARSARLYTDISQLTCDDEITADMDAVFRHLSSHNTMPKLQKLVMAPFHLQNRMLELIGLVAAAAARGEKARMVLKMNALTDEPLIRALVEAGRKGAQIDLIVRGSCMLPAQRPGVTDNIRVRSIIGRFLEHSRVFYFAWGQEEELLLSSADWMNRNMLSRVELAWPVLDKKLRQRVIDECLVAYLGDDRDAWTLDASGIYQKPVRPLEGKGAQQALMVRYGSKSV; encoded by the coding sequence ATGCCGCCTGTGATCGAGCCGACTCTGGAGCTGCTGGACCGCGATCAAAGCATTCTGGTCTTCAATGAGCGCGTGCTGAACTGGGCCGAGCGCGAGGATGTGCCGCTGCTCGAGCGCCTGCGCTATCTGTGCATCGTGTCTTCCAATCTCGACGAGTGGTTCGAGGTGCGCTGCGCCCCCCATGTCTCGGCCGCCAAGGTCGGTGATGAACAGGGGCCGTACTCGCGCGCCAGCTTCGAGCGACTGATGACTACGGCCCACGGCCTGGTTGCCAAGCAGTACCAGCTCTATAACCAGTCCATCATTCCCGCGTTCGACAAGCATGCGATTCGCCTGGTTTCTCACGGCGAGCGCAGCGTGGCGCAGCGCAAATGGGTGCGCGAGTACTTCATGCGCGAGGTTCAGCCCTTGCTGATGCCAGTGGGGCTGGATCCGTCGCATCCCTTTCCGCAGGTCGCCAACAAGGCCCTGAATTTCATCGTGCGCCTCAATGGTGTGGATGCCTTCGGGAGGGCCAATGAAGTGGCCATCGTCAAGGTGCCTCGTGCCTTGCCGCGCCTGATCCGCCTGCCCGAGAAGATCTCGGGCAAGCAAAAGCTGTTTGTCAGCATCTCCAGCGTGGTGCGTGCCCATCTGGCCGAGTTGTTCCCGGGGCGCGAAGTGTCGGAGTTCTCGCAGTTCCGTGTCACCCGCCACTCCGATCTGGCCGTGGATGAAGACGATGTGGTCGACCTGCGCATGGCCCTGCGCCAGGGCCTGCACCACCGCCACTACGGCCAGGCGGTGCGTCTGGAGGTGTCCTCGTCCTGCTCGGTGGTGCTCTCTGACCTGTTGCTGGAGCAGTACGGGCTGCCCGCCGAGGCGCTGTTCCGCGTCAAGGGGCCGGTGAATCTGGTGCGCCAGATGCAGCTGATCGATCTGGTCGACGACCCGGCCCTGCTGTTTCCCAAGTGGAAACCTGCCTGGCCCACGCAGCTCGTGCCCGGCCGCTCCATCCTGGCGCAGATGCGCAAGAGCGACATCATCATTCACCAGCCCTTCGAGAGCTTTGATGGCGTGCTGGAGTTGCTGCGCGAGGCCGTGAACGATCCGCAGGTGCTGGCCATCAAGCAGACCATCTACCGCACGGGCACCGACTCCGAGATCATGAGCCTGCTGGCCGAGGCTGTGAGCCGCGGCAAGGAAGTGCTGGCCGTGCTGGAGCTCAAGGCACGCTTTGATGAAGAGGCCAACATCAATTGGGCGGAAAAGCTGGAGTCGCTGGGCGTGCAGGTGGTGTACGGCGTGGTTGGCCTCAAGACCCATGCCAAGATGCTGCTGATCACGCGTCGTGAAAAGCGCAACAACCAGCTCAAGCGCTATGCGCATCTGTCCACGGGCAACTACAACGCCCGCAGCGCGCGCCTTTACACCGACATCAGCCAGCTGACCTGCGATGACGAGATCACGGCCGATATGGATGCGGTATTTCGCCACCTGTCCAGCCATAACACCATGCCCAAGCTGCAAAAGCTGGTCATGGCGCCGTTCCATCTGCAAAACCGCATGCTGGAGCTGATCGGCCTGGTGGCCGCCGCAGCGGCGCGGGGCGAGAAGGCGCGCATGGTGCTCAAGATGAATGCGCTGACCGATGAGCCCCTGATTCGCGCCCTGGTAGAGGCCGGTCGCAAGGGCGCGCAGATCGATCTCATCGTGCGCGGCTCCTGCATGCTGCCGGCACAGCGCCCGGGCGTGACGGACAATATCCGCGTGCGCTCCATCATCGGCCGTTTTCTGGAACATTCACGCGTCTTCTACTTTGCCTGGGGGCAGGAAGAAGAGCTGTTGCTGTCCAGTGCCGACTGGATGAATCGCAATATGCTCAGCCGCGTGGAGCTGGCCTGGCCGGTGCTTGACAAGAAGCTGCGCCAGCGCGTGATCGACGAGTGCCTGGTGGCCTATCTGGGCGACGACCGCGATGCCTGGACGCTGGATGCCTCGGGCATTTACCAAAAGCCTGTGCGTCCGCTGGAGGGCAAGGGCGCCCAGCAGGCCCTGATGGTGCGCTACGGCAGCAAGAGCGTTTGA
- the glmM gene encoding phosphoglucosamine mutase, which produces MARQYFGTDGIRGTVGKSPITPDFALRLAHAVGRVLRRTQERPLVLIGKDTRISGYMLESALESGFNSAGVDVMLLGPLPTPGVAYLTRAQRASLGVVISASHNPFYDNGIKFFSAEGTKLPDSWEEDVEAALKEDPVWVDSASLGKARRLADAAGRYIEFCKSTFDHSLSLRGLKIVVDAAHGAAYQIAPKVFHELGANVVEIGCSPDGLNINEGVGATHPEALVRAVRANNADYGVALDGDADRLQLVDAQGRLYNGDELLYLMAADRLARGDVVSGVAGTLMTNMAVEQALKEQGVGFVRAKVGDRYVLEALNAKGWQLGGESSGHLLALDKHTTGDGLVSALQVLQACVRSKKTIAQWLESVKLFPQVMINVRLQPGQDWKSNAKLPGEQAAVERLLGSDGRVLIRPSGTEPLVRVMVEARSADMASNCAERLAEVVRAS; this is translated from the coding sequence ATGGCACGACAGTATTTCGGCACCGACGGGATTCGCGGCACGGTGGGCAAGTCGCCCATCACGCCTGACTTTGCCCTGCGCCTGGCGCATGCCGTGGGGCGCGTGTTGCGCCGCACGCAAGAGCGCCCTCTGGTGCTGATCGGCAAGGACACCCGCATCTCCGGCTACATGCTGGAGAGTGCACTCGAGTCGGGCTTCAACTCTGCCGGTGTCGATGTCATGTTGCTTGGCCCCTTGCCGACACCGGGCGTGGCCTATCTGACGCGCGCCCAGCGCGCCAGCCTGGGGGTGGTGATCAGTGCCAGCCACAACCCGTTCTATGACAACGGCATCAAGTTCTTCAGTGCCGAGGGCACCAAGCTGCCTGATTCCTGGGAAGAGGATGTGGAAGCCGCTCTCAAGGAAGATCCCGTCTGGGTGGATTCAGCCTCTTTGGGCAAGGCGCGACGTCTGGCCGATGCCGCCGGCCGTTATATCGAGTTCTGCAAAAGCACTTTCGATCACAGCCTGTCATTGCGCGGCCTGAAGATCGTAGTGGATGCGGCCCATGGGGCGGCCTATCAGATTGCTCCCAAGGTCTTTCACGAACTGGGTGCCAATGTGGTGGAAATAGGCTGCTCGCCGGACGGCCTGAATATCAATGAGGGAGTTGGCGCGACCCATCCCGAAGCGCTGGTGAGGGCGGTGCGAGCCAACAATGCCGACTATGGCGTGGCGCTGGACGGCGATGCCGACCGCCTGCAGCTGGTCGATGCGCAAGGCCGCCTCTACAACGGCGACGAACTGCTCTATCTCATGGCGGCCGATCGCCTGGCTCGCGGCGACGTAGTCAGCGGTGTGGCTGGAACCCTGATGACCAATATGGCGGTGGAGCAGGCGCTCAAGGAGCAGGGCGTGGGTTTTGTCCGTGCCAAGGTGGGGGACCGCTATGTGCTGGAAGCGCTCAATGCCAAGGGCTGGCAGCTGGGCGGCGAAAGCTCGGGCCACCTGCTGGCGCTGGACAAGCACACGACCGGTGACGGCCTGGTCAGCGCACTGCAGGTGCTGCAGGCCTGCGTGCGCTCGAAGAAGACCATTGCCCAGTGGCTGGAGTCCGTGAAGCTGTTTCCCCAGGTCATGATCAATGTGCGCTTGCAGCCTGGCCAGGACTGGAAGAGCAACGCCAAGCTGCCTGGTGAGCAGGCAGCGGTCGAAAGGCTGCTGGGCAGCGATGGCCGTGTACTGATCCGTCCCAGCGGTACCGAGCCCCTGGTGCGAGTCATGGTCGAGGCCAGGAGTGCGGACATGGCCAGCAACTGTGCCGAGCGCCTGGCCGAGGTGGTCAGGGCCAGCTGA
- the folP gene encoding dihydropteroate synthase, protein MSQQWQTSRFLLQLDKPQVMGIVNVTPDSFSDGGRHAGVSQAMAHAERLLEQGAHILDIGGESTRPGSPAVSLEDELARVLPVLREAVKLNVPISIDTYKPEVMAASLDLGADIINDIWALRQPGAFEVVSRHASCGVCLMHMHKTPQDMHLEHMQGDAVVQVRDFLLQVTQPLLEAGVARSRIAWDYGIGFGKSVVQNFALLAHQRELLGLDFPLLAGWSRKGSLGQVTSLPVDQRMVPSVAAALLAVERGAKIVRVHDVRDTVAALAVWQAMHDAQALQA, encoded by the coding sequence ATGTCGCAACAGTGGCAAACCTCGCGTTTTCTCTTGCAGCTCGACAAGCCTCAGGTCATGGGCATCGTGAATGTGACTCCGGATTCCTTTTCGGACGGAGGCAGGCATGCCGGTGTATCCCAGGCCATGGCTCATGCGGAGCGGCTTCTGGAGCAAGGGGCGCATATTCTGGATATAGGTGGCGAGTCCACCAGGCCGGGCTCGCCCGCTGTGAGCCTTGAAGACGAGCTGGCTCGCGTTCTGCCCGTGCTGCGCGAAGCCGTCAAGCTCAACGTGCCCATCTCCATCGATACCTACAAGCCCGAAGTCATGGCCGCGTCTCTGGATCTGGGGGCGGACATCATCAACGACATCTGGGCGCTGCGCCAGCCCGGTGCCTTTGAGGTGGTGAGCAGGCACGCCAGCTGTGGCGTGTGCCTGATGCATATGCACAAGACACCGCAAGACATGCATCTGGAGCATATGCAGGGCGATGCCGTGGTTCAAGTTCGGGACTTTCTGCTGCAGGTGACTCAGCCTTTGCTCGAGGCCGGCGTTGCTCGCTCCCGCATCGCCTGGGACTACGGTATTGGTTTTGGCAAGAGCGTGGTACAAAATTTTGCCTTGCTTGCACATCAGCGTGAGCTGCTGGGCCTAGACTTCCCCCTGCTGGCGGGCTGGTCGCGCAAGGGCTCCCTGGGGCAGGTGACCAGCCTGCCTGTGGATCAGCGCATGGTGCCCAGCGTCGCGGCGGCATTGCTGGCGGTCGAACGTGGGGCCAAAATTGTGCGTGTCCACGATGTGAGGGATACGGTGGCTGCGCTGGCAGTCTGGCAGGCCATGCATGATGCGCAAGCGCTGCAGGCATGA